The nucleotide sequence gaaaatagagaaataagaaTCCAACCAAGATCATAAGCAGGACCACAAATCATAGATAAACAATTAATGGACCTGGTTTCAATTTGAAAAGCTTATTTGCTTTTTGTTAACTACATAAGATTATTTCTTACATCATTAGAAGTTATGCTTTTTGGAGATTTGCttattgtaatttttatcatACTAAGAAAAAgtcttttattcttatatttggCAATCTTTCTCCTAAATATATCCAaactctttcattcattcatgcttcTTGAATATAATTATCACAGATAATTAACCAGAATGAAATAATATCTGGATAAACTAATATATGCTTAATTATTAAATTGCAAGGTATTTTGTCCATAAGTAATTATCTTAAGTGGTATGACATgaaatttatcaattaaaaattacaaaattatctGTACTTCCTCTTGTAACATCGCTATATTTccaattgttttatatattcctCTTCATACTTCTATGGAGAGGAAGCAAAgcattatgtaaaattttaattaaaaatactactTATAATAGATCTTGAAGAAGTCCAGAAAGTGTCAAatggaatttaataaaatgaagatcAGGATGAAATTTttagtaaagtaaaaaaataaaagaaattacataGATGATTTCAGATTACTATTTTCCCAGAAAATACAGTAAATTAACAAGttattttgtatatatctttGTTTGCTTAAATTTTCTGACTTGTTGCCTTAATTAATTATTGCCTGTATATAACTTAACACACTTTGCTAACTTTGAATGAGGTAGCCTTTTCTTGAATATGTTATTCTAACAACttgaaacaaacatttaaattgtcttttcaaactctacaaaaataaagaagattttaaagattttctttaaaaaagcatTATTGTATTTAGCAATGAGATAACTTTTATTGATTGGAATGGGTTAATTCATTTCCTGatgtttctagtttttaataaatttatactaataaatatttttaactatttgtaGTTTACAAAATGATTTCCAAACCATAATTTTAGATTCACAACTACTATAGGTATTATAGCTACTATATCCATGTTAAACAGTTGGAAAAACTGAGATTCAACtttgttaaatgacttgctcaaggtcatacatcTACCAAGTAGGAACTGGGAACCAAACTCCATTGTTTTGGCTCAAGATCCTGGAACTTTCCTATAATGCCATGAGgctatagagaaaaagaaaaccaatataaATCCTTGGTGTTGGAAAAAGAACTGATTTCTGGATTCTAAAAAAATCATGGCAATAGTGATGTGTTTTActatgtttatgtaaaaatatatccTACTTAGGTccccattttaatattaattttcttccaaTGTACAGGACTGTGTTATATGAATGTTGCCCTGGTTATATGAGAATGGAAGGAATGAAAGGCTGCCCAGCAGGTAAAATCTCAATTACTGAATTAAATGAGGAATTTTTCTTGTGTGAGGAAAAAAGTTTGAGGTAGTTTATAGAGAagccaagtgtgtgtgtgtgtgtgtgtgtgtgtgtgtgtgtgtgtgtgtgtgatcatgaTAAATCCTAGATACACCCCATATTTTGGTGTTAATCTTGAATTTATCACGGTGCTAAAGTATTAAAAGATACAGTTCTCATGCACTGAATGATGGACAATACAACAGAAGTTCAGtcataaatttaaattagtttaaCTTTCCTTCATGAAGAAAACTTCTCTCTACAAAATTCCTTTCTTTGGAGTTGTCTAGAGACATGTAGCTGGCTACTTGGCAAAGCATCATCTTTCTTAATTGAACAGCTCTGATTTTATAATGTTCTTCATATTGAAAGTCAGTTTCCTATAACTCTGccaattagagaaaaaaatagttcattttttttcctctttgaaatgaGAGACATTCTGATATTTAGTACCAATCATCACACCCTTCCTCCAACTACCTTGACTTCCCCACCAGAatctcttctcttctctgggcTTGGCATCCCCACTTCctctaaaattacatagacttcggATCCTTATCATCATGGACACCAACCTATAAAAAGCCTTTagtccagtctttttttttttcccagactGGTGTTTACAGTTCATGTGGATCCAAGAAACTGAGAGATATTAAGACATACCTCCATTTTGGGGGCTGCTGAACTTTGGTTAATGTCATAGGTTACCATGTCATATCATTAGCTCATATGGAATTTGCACTCAATTAAACTTGATTACAGGTCTTGTTTACATGAACACTATCAAGTCAGatctttttctagaatttcttttttttttcaaccgaAGCATAGAACTTACATGGAACACTCCTCTACTTAATCTGTTAATTTTGACTCATTTTTCTCACCCTGTTGAGGTCCTTTTAAATcctgattttataatttaatgtattaatCATATCACCTAGCATTGTTATATTCACAAATCTAGTAATTGTTTCTCCTATGATATTGTCCAAATCAGACAAATTCTCAAATAAGATAGAGTTATAACAAAATAAGTTGGCTGCACCAATATATCAAATAAGATAGAATTATAACAAAATAGGTTGACATTCATATATTACTCTTTCTTCTGAAGTTCAAGAAAACTGTTCTTGAAATGTTAAATACTTTGATCTATTTTCCTTCCTAAAATTATGATGAAAAGAAGCAGGTCTACATATTTCTTTTAGGGACCCATATCTATAAAAAATTATATCCctatatttaacattattataCTATTCAGGAACTTTAAgccaacatgaaagaaaaatactaccTTTGCCATGAAATAATCAGATATTTACTGATAATTATAGTTGAGCTGCTTGACACGGAAATAGATTAAGTGTTAAACCAAgatgataatttaaaattcattttccctCAAAACAAGGAACATATGAAGTaataattttcaataatatttcattatttagtgCTCAAAAGGCAACTTTCATATAAAATTGGTGACTCATagaattttattgttaaaattatcaGCTCACTGTATTGGGAAACTTAGTGTAAAGTTCAAATGATTGTGAAATAGTACTCTTGACATAAAATCCTAAgtacttattcttttctttgctaTTTCAGTTATGCCTATTGACCATGTGTACGGTACTCTGGGCATTGTGGGAGCCACCACAACGCAGCGATATTCTGATGTCTCAAAACTGAGGGAAGAGATAGAAGGAAAGGGATCATTCACTTACTTCGCACCAAGCAATGAGGCTTGGGACAACTTGGATCctgtaattcattatttttattaatataattatttttgctgttatttttattgttttttaattgctttataaacttggaaataaataaaaattttaccttTCTATTATACATATATGAAGATAAAAGGATAAGTTATTGAGGGTAAGGAGTAAATCAGTTTCATATGTCCATAAATGAAATAACTTTCCAGCAGGTTCATAGCctaataaagaaaaagcaaaccaagAATGGACTGAATAAGCacttattattattctattttactcCTTGCCTCCTTCCTTTTTGGTAGTGAGAAAATGTACgtaattttaaatgacatatcTAATAGAAAGGTATGTTAAGAAGCCTCGTggaatttaacatttattatgagCTATATTTTATagagataattattattttaattatatgtaaatatatatggcTGTTCAGAGACTGACAGATATATaaacatgtgtgtgcatatttaaATGAAGTGTTGtaaaaattcatttcattatCAGATTTTTGTGCATAGTTTGATTTACAACGCACTACATTATGACTCATTTTCCAAATCTGTAAAACCAGTGTAGAAATATATTCCTACCTTCTACTTGATATGAAGATGAATTAATAATTACTACTAGAGTCAAATAATATTTCGTAAAACTTAGGTAGATTCCTCTAGATATGATCTTGCGACATTAACTGTGTAGTTGTTAATTGCTTGCTTTGTAGAACACACTCTCTCTCTTCTGGTTACCTTTAACCACATCTCTAACcacctttctgctttcttttcctgactCCCCTTCCTCCTTGCCTTAAGAATGAGTCTTATTAAAGTCTCTGCAGAAGTAGACTTGGCTCTTTATGTGCACTTCTGATAGCTTCAGCTATCACTGTAGTGCATGTAACCATGAAATCTGTGTTTCTTGTACTTGGTACCCTTGGAAACCCAGGAGACTATTTCTAACATCTATCTTAATATTTCTCCTTGGATACGCCATCtgtatttttcaacaaaaaagtatctaaaatatatgacGCTCTTTTATCCCCGTAAACAAACAATTGCTTTTCAGCTGCCTATTTTTCCATAATTGGCAGTGGTAATCTGGGTGTTCAGACTTGAAAACTGTGAGTCATCCTCACCACTGCTCTCTCCAATGCTTACAACCTACTACTGTTAGTCACCCATATCCCATGTTTCATCCTCTTAATACCCTCATTTCTACTATGCATTACCACCATATTAACCTTCTCAAAGCCCAGTCTAATTTTTATGTTCCAATGCCACAAAATtgtcagtggcttcccattgccaGTTTAATTTATGCTTTACTCAAGTATTAAAGTCTTACATGTTATTGTCCCACatacttttctaaatttctttcttaatattaCCTGAGAAACCTAGAAGTATATACTAACTACACTGGACAATTTCTGCCCTCCCAATATTCATCCTGTGTCAGCCATTGGACTTAGAATGATCATTACGCCATTCCTATCCTATCTACTCTGGAAGGCCTATCTCCATACCTTGAATAGCTGGCTTTCTTCATTTGACCTCTGAAAAcactttttcctccttctgcCCTTTATGTtactctgtttatttttatatgctgttACATGATAAGGACCTTAAAGGCAGAAACTTTACCTTACTTGCTATTGTATTTCCCATAAAACCATGTACAATACGATAGAATATATGGTATTGGATAAATAAAAGAGTGCAGAATGGTTgaattcttaaatttgtttttgaataaacaTAAAATCCTTGTTTAAATTCAAATGTGTACAAatatagtgttttttgttttgtttacaactcaaaagaatttaaatatctgataattttcattttaccttAAATCTTTATATCAAGATTGTCTCTgtcaattattcatttaaaaaattcattttgactCCAAAAATGCCCAAGCATTCAGAACCTTTAACTGAGTACCAGAATTTACAAAATTCCTTAATCGATTAAAGTAAGATAATATTAAGTCATTTATGTCAATTGGTTTGCCCAGCTGGACAATgcaatcagaaaatatttagagTAGAAATAGGATAATTATAAGAACATTAATAATGAACTGCAATAAAATAAACTTGTATCATTATGATTTATTCTAGGATATCCGTAGAGGTTTGGAGAGCAATGTAAATGTCGAATTATTGAATGCTTTACATAGCCACATGGTTAATAAGAGAATGTTAACCAAGGACTTAAAAAATGGCATGATCGTTCCTTCGATGTACAACGATTTGGGGCTTTTCATTAACCATTATCCTAATGGGGTAAGTTTCATTAATAAGCAGTACATTTATGAGTAGTTTTTCTGTATAAGGTtcacagcaataataaaaattagtgaaTTTAAGTGCAACATCAAGACTTTCCCCCACATTTAGGGCATGTAAACTTCTGATTCAGGGACTGATTTTTACTAAAGAGTGATTGtgaggaagaaattaaattgaCAGTTCATTGATAGTAGACTTCAATGTTCtaaaaaaggacattttattagttgatgtgtttgaaaaaaataataaataagaatttatcaGAGAATTTGTCAAAGAATTATCAGAGAATAAGTATTCTTTTATTCACCCTCTGGCTACTAAACTTATTTAGGTTCTTGTGTATTTAGATAAGAGTCTTTGTGTAAAACTTAAAAGTTCATAGGGATCTTTCAATAGTCAAATTTCCAGGGACAAAAAGGGTCACCGATAAGGCAGTATTTAGGAAATTACTATAATAAGACTTGTTATATTTATGCAATAATTATCTGTTTTTTCCTCTCAGAATTTATTTTAGGACTATTTAGACTTCTTTATATAATTCATTGATCTACATTGGAAATATTTGATTACTATATctataaaagaaagataagaataaaagcaataattcaaatgaaaaaatactttagCCTTATATTTCATGATATGTTCAGTGTAACTGAACTTGGGTTCTCTACCAGCTCTgttttcccttatttatttttttttttagacataataaTATGTAACTCTTCATTCTCAGTGTTTATATCAGAATGTCAGTTCCTTCACTATTACTTTTActagtataaataaaaaatagggaAAAGGCTTTCTGTCTCAGTGGTCAATGGATAGATAGTCCTGATTTCTGCACTTTGATTTTCCCAAATAATTATAGGTTGTCACTGTTAACTGTGCTCGAATCATCCATGGGAACCAGATTGCAACAAATGGTGTTGTACATGTCATTGACCGTGTCCTTACACAAATTGGTACCTCAATTCAAGACTTCATCGAAGCAGAAGATGACCTCTCATCTTTtagggtaaatacctagaagtaacAGTAGATTGTCTTGAATCATtgaaatttcttccttttccctgtcagaatctaaaaataattttaaaaatgctgttaaaTCTAGcagaaatataacaaatatatttcttGAACTGAAAAGATTTTCATATTACACACAAGAAATCATCTCCTAGTATGAAATAATACTACTTATGTGGATGATATAAATACAGAGTGGTAAGTTATGAGACTGTAATATATTTAGTGCATTTAGAATGTGTCCGTTTCAGTTATTATATGTATGGTTGACAACATTTTCATTCTTACAAACATAGTTTGAGAAAAGTTGGAGAGGACATAGTTGGTGTGCcaaaaaataatgtcttaaaCATCATAGTTTCATAGTTTCCTGTAGAATGAGCTTCTTCATGTCAGCCTAAGCTAAGTGTGTTGtaattttcttttggatttgCTAAGCACAAGGTCCTGAAAAGCATGTTTATGTTTCAGGCAGCTGCCATCACGTCTGATATATTGGAAGCCCTTGGAAGAGATGGTCACTTCACACTCTTTGCTCCCACCAATGAGGCTTTTGAGAAACTTCCACGAGGTGTCCTAGAAAGGATCATGGGAGATAAAGTGGCTTCTGAAGGTACAAAAATGTCTTCCTCTATGAGAAGCCTCCCAGaattccaagaaaaagaaatgaaaaagagattaTCATGCCAATGTTATCAGCTTTGATaagtaaagacaaagaaaacattttttgaggtggactataaaaatcttaaaaaacaaagtcCTTGGAAAAGCATGCAGAGTAATTAATTAacttaataattaattaaagtaactaaaataataagaatatcCTAAAGACCACATTTTTGTATTGCTTTCAAGTAAAAAAGTAGCAACACTAAAAAGGATTAGCAAGTgttgaaaagaaatataagatCAAATTTTAATATCATATACATATGCTCTTAATTCTAAATTTATGCTAAAAGATACAATTGAGTTAAGAAAATTGCGTGGTTCTCTTGGACCATTACTTACTGATACACagaatttttcaaatagatttcaATTGTGACTAGTACATTTCACTTACTCAGGCTATGCCAAAATACATTTAACCAATTTGAGGAATTTTGAGGATGTAGATATCAATAAAATATAGTTGACGCATAGATTCCTTCAAGAAATCATCTACAGTTTGGCTACTTCCTAGATGTTGTTGCCTATAGTTGGCTATAGTTTTGGCTACTTTCTAGATATTGGGAATTATTTGTCTTACTTCAGCCTCTATTAAACTGTTTACAAATTATGTACAGCTGTTCTATTAAGAGTGACTATTGCAAGATATTGCTTGGGTGTTTTGGAACAGGTAGCACTGCATGAATAACTTTACAGGCCTTCTGAGTGAAACTATTTTTTTGCTTCCGCATCAGAAATTACTTCCTTAAGACAGCGGGAACTTGATCTCTAACATTATTTAGTACTACACAAATCATTTCATGAAATTGATCTTCTCTTCTACTTCCTACCAAACTAAGCTTTTTTGATTAtgtatttgatgaaaaaaaaaaaaaaaaaaaaaacattctataacttaaacagtatttaaaaacttTCAGTCAATACTTAGGTCTTACATATGCATTGTATTATTGGGAATACTTAGTTCCACAGTGAAACACATCTTAAGGGTCAAATGCTCTTTCCCTTGATCTAAATgcatgttctttttattttgtcttccagCTCTCATGAAGTTCCACATTTTAAACACTCTCCAGTGTTCTGAGGCTATTATGGGAGGAGCAGTGTTTGAGACTTTGGAAGGAAACACAATTGAGATAGGATGTGATGGTGACAGCATAACAGTAAATGGAATCAAAATGGTGAACAAAAAAGATATTGTGACAAATAATGGTGTTATCCATTTGATTGATCAGGTCCTAATTCCTGATTCTGGTGAGCAACAGTTTCATATTCTTTTACTTACTATTGTTTATGAATTGTGATGCCTCAGGAGTAAGTCCATGAAAAATGAGTATGTAGTATAAGGGATAGTATGTGATGACTGCTAATTAGGTAGCCTGCATAGTCATGGGCATTCCATGCATGGAACTTTGGTTTTCTAGGGTTTCTAACGTCTAATATTTATAAAGATTCTCACAGTGCcaaaattttctggaaaacagaagGCAAGATAGAACCAAATGGTCAGCTTTGGATAAACGAAAGAGCTATGGCTCTCACAAGAGTAGAGTCAAGAGATAAGCAATAGagaaccaaagaaaatgaaaagtaagaagacaaagatattttccttctgaaaCATTTTGTGATTATCAAACCCAAAAAAGGGAAGTTGAAATTCTTACTCGGGCAAGGCAGAATGTCTCATCACATTGTCAGTGCAGCAAATAGCTTATAGAAAACAGCCAAAAATTGATTTACTAATTtcatgatgatgataataacaatgATGACATTTGGGGAATGGTGATGGTTTATTTTACAGCCAAACAAGTTATTGAGCTGGCTGGAAATCAGCAAACCACTTTCACAGACCTCGTGGCCCAATTAGGTTTGGCATCCACTCTGAGGCCAGATGGAGAATACACTTTGCTGGCCCCTGTGAATAACGCATTTACTGGTATGTACTGGACACTGTCATTCCTGTTCTCCACACCCCCTCTACCCATGCATACCTTTTTTCTTCACCATAATTGTTTGTAATAAGAATAATAGATATTTTACAAGGTATTTATTAGTTTCTGCACTGGCGACACATACGGTGTGTGTACGTAGTACTATGTAGtcacttttaaaatgcttttcatttcaaaacatttcataATAACAGATAATAGACTATAGGGAGTGAAAGTTTTTGATGAGaagtattcatttattctctGAACATAACCATATTTCCAGCACACATAATtgatgttaagaaaaataaatttgattttcttatttaacaCATCTTATTTAAGATgttaaattataaacaaataaaaacaagagacTATTATTCACTTTCATAAATGATGTGAACTATTATTATAAGTATTTTTCCTAGTAACTGCTATTCAAGGGCAGTGTTTACATTAATGCAATCTGCcattttttccagaaaagtgATTCACAGAGACCTATTTAAATTGTTAGGTCcaatttagtaattaaaaaaacaaataagcatcattttttttccacatttttccaAATACCAAATTGTGACATAGagattattaataaaaattcaaattcctagaaatgccatttttcctctttgtaataACAATGTCCATATGTGTTGACATTAACCCATCTTTAACAGGTTGTGTGCTTTGGTTTTCTGTTCAGTTATAAAGATAAATTAACAAATGATTCATCAGTAGTCTTTCATGTGACTAATGGGTATCTAATTCTCAGAAAATATCTTGACCAGCATTACAGTTTAACTTTTGCCAATGACCACATAAAACTATGTAGCCCTCATAGAAATGAAACCCATTGTTTGGACTGCTTGGAGTCATGTTGTAGTCACTTGATAGAAGAGCTCATAGAGCTTCTGCTGGTACATAGAATTCATTGCCTTGAGCATCTAGCTGAGTCCTATATTATATGAGTGTAGACTCCACAATACCAATAGTATTAGGAATTAtccattttcataattttccctTACCAGGAGAAACTTTAATGCTTTCTaaataaaatcatcttttttctttaaaactgtatttatagATGATACTCTGAGCATGGATCAGCGCCTTCTTAAATTAATTCTGCAGAATCACATATTGAAAGTCAAAGTTGGCCTTAATGAGCTTTACAATGGACAAACACTTGAGACCATTGGAGGCAAACATCTCAGAGTCTTCGTGTATCGTACAGTAAGTGAatcagaataattaaaatatccaCATTGGCTTAAATGTCAAATGATGTGCCCTTATCAAAGAATGGTGTTACAACAAATGTTTCTCAGAATTTTATCATgtgattttaataataaatatgcatAGGAAGATCAGAAACTGAGTAATGTGTGAAATGACTAAGAAAATTACACAAAAAGTGCTACGTATTAATAATTCAGAAGATTTGCATTTgtttcattataaataattttatgttctaaagtattaattatttcaattaaagaAGTCACTAAAACTCCTCTAAaataagcttttttaaaatgtaagtatagGTGGTATGcaaatttgtttcaggtgtacaatatagtgttTCAACATTCATGTACCTTACAGTGTGATTGCTGCACTAAGTCTAGTAATCACCTGTCACCTTGCAAacatatcacaatattattgactatattccccaactCTTTTTGTActcatttcccccacccctgGAAACTATCGGTTTGATCCACGTTTCtaagtgtctgtttttgttttatattccacatataagtgaaactatatggtatttgtctttgtctgacttatttcacttagcataataccctctaggtccatccaggttgtcagcaatggcaagatttcattctttttattgctgagtattattccattgtatgtatataccacatcttcttcatccattcacttAGTGATGGGCACCTAAGTTGCTTTGATATCTTGgatgttataaataatgctgcaatgaactagGATGCATATATCCttacaaattagtgttttggatttcttcaagtaaatacccagaagtggtactTCTAGGtgatatggtagttctgtttttaattttttgaggaaatttcatactgttttccatagtggctgcagtaATTTGCAGTCCCATtaagagtgcacaagggttctcttttctccacatcttcaccaatacATGTTATTAGTTGACTAGagtgaggtcatatctcattgtggttttgatttgcatttctctgatgattagtgatgttgagcatcttttcatatgtctgttggccatctgcatgtcgaTGTATAGCATCCTTTACTGTTTACAAGATAATTAGGTAATTTTTATATAGAATCAAATATGTAGGATGATCTTTTACTGTAAGATCACGATTCAGCTACTGAATCTCTTTTGAATGACTTTCAAGGTAAACTTTTCTAGACACGTAAAAATCCTGAATGCTATAAAATGGTTCTAGTGTAATTATCTAaagaaaaatttctagaaaatattgcTTATCAAAATTACAATGCAACTAGTGGTGCTGTTCACTTTCTGTCTGGGCAACACATGTGGCTGCAGCCAAAATATTTCACAAGAAGTTAAGTATTACCTAGCACTGAATGTGACACCCAGCAGCTGCTCGTCAGTTTCACAATTCCAAGACACACATTTTAAAGGTGCAGAATATGGGTCCactctaaattttatatatatatgtttgttcaaaaatactgtaataaaatcaataatttcaCTTCTAATTGATCCTACAGTcaagaaaatatagtaaatatttctgaagacCACAAGAGGCACTGGTCATGAAACTTAATGGTTAAAGAGGGTCCTAAAGAATTAAATGGTTAAAGTTTCCTAAGAGAGTTAGAAAAATGGTTAGAACATGGAGAGGAATGatataaaatagaagtaaaaaaacCTTGACTAGTAAAAAACCTGGTTGAATAAGAAGTGTGATGTCAGGTTGTACAATATcttaaaaacagagaagagaagCTATTTCCTCTGGCCAGAGAGTTCAGGTGACCTCTTAAAAGAGTCAATGCAGAAATGTAATTATGCAACTATTTCCACATAGGAAATTTCAAGTAAGGAAATGGACAGctgtatctttcttttctttgctagGCTGTCTGCATTGAAAATTCATGCATGGTGAGAGGAAGCAAGCAAGGAAGAAATGGTGCCATTCACATATTCCGAGAGATCATCAAACCAGCAGAGAAATCCctccatgaaaaattaaaacaagataaacGCTTTAGGTGAGCTCATTGGTTCTACCTCCACAAAAGAATGAGAGTTATTGGCATACTTTTGTTTCACAGTTAGCATTCCAAACTGTATTTAGTATTCAGTATTGctaaaaatagaatttagaatGAGAAGTCTAtgaagtattttcaaaattggaATACGTCCTTAGCACAATGTTGCCTCCTGGTGTACCATAATACATATAATTTGGTGAGTGATAAAAACAACCTCATAAACTGAACTGTTCCTTGCACATTTTCTataattaagttttttttaagGATAATATATACCAGCAAAGACtattttgtgaaatattaaattttaaaaaatgcttctgaTTTGTTATAAAGTGTGACCTTGCTAAGTTTTataggataaaaacaaaacataggaaATTTATTAGGTTGCTTTATGCAATACATGGAATCTATTCTATTCCATGCATTGTGGCTGAGGATACCATATCTAAATCTAAATCTAACACAATAAACATATGTTCTTCCTGCTTAGCATCTTCCTCAGCCTTCTAGAAGCTGCAGACTTGAAAGAGCTCCTGACACAACCTGGGGATTGGACTTTGTTTGTTCCAACTAATGATGCCTTTAAGGGAATGACTAATGAAGAAAAGGAAGTTCTGATTCGTAAGTAGAAGATATTTGCCCCTTGATTTCAGGATCTCATTTCTTCCTCAAGTATACCTGCCCAGACATCAGCCTCCAAAATGTCTCTTGTCTAGCCTTAGTTTAATTTCACTTGGGGTATGTGGAGGGCCACTCATTAATGTTCTTAACTAACTTCATACTGTCATATTGTTGGGCTAGATGTTCACTTATGTTGGCCACATAATTaggtgaaaaagaaggaaacagtcacaatttcaaaaattttgtttttctcctagtAAGTTGGATAATATTTTGATTGAGCTGATTGAAGTGACTGTAT is from Rhinolophus sinicus isolate RSC01 linkage group LG04, ASM3656204v1, whole genome shotgun sequence and encodes:
- the POSTN gene encoding periostin isoform X3, translating into MIPFLAIFSLLLLVVVNPANANGHYDKILAHSRIRGRDQGPNVCALQQILGTKRKYFSTCRNWYQGAICGKKTTVLYECCPGYMRMEGMKGCPAVMPIDHVYGTLGIVGATTTQRYSDVSKLREEIEGKGSFTYFAPSNEAWDNLDPDIRRGLESNVNVELLNALHSHMVNKRMLTKDLKNGMIVPSMYNDLGLFINHYPNGVVTVNCARIIHGNQIATNGVVHVIDRVLTQIGTSIQDFIEAEDDLSSFRAAAITSDILEALGRDGHFTLFAPTNEAFEKLPRGVLERIMGDKVASEALMKFHILNTLQCSEAIMGGAVFETLEGNTIEIGCDGDSITVNGIKMVNKKDIVTNNGVIHLIDQVLIPDSAKQVIELAGNQQTTFTDLVAQLGLASTLRPDGEYTLLAPVNNAFTDDTLSMDQRLLKLILQNHILKVKVGLNELYNGQTLETIGGKHLRVFVYRTAVCIENSCMVRGSKQGRNGAIHIFREIIKPAEKSLHEKLKQDKRFSIFLSLLEAADLKELLTQPGDWTLFVPTNDAFKGMTNEEKEVLIRDKNALQNIILYHLTPGVFIGKGFEPGVTNILKTTQGSKIYLKGVNDTLLVNELKSKESDIMTTNGVIHVVDKLLYPADAPIGNDQLLEILNKLIKYIQIKFVRGSTFKEIPMTVYTTKIITKVVEPKIKVIEGSLQPIIKTEGPTITKVKIEGEPEFRLIKEGETVTEVIHGEPIIKKYTKIIDGVPMEITEKETREERIITGPEIKYTRITTGGGETEETLKKLLQEDTPVRKMQANKRVQGSRRRSREGRSQ